Proteins found in one Hevea brasiliensis isolate MT/VB/25A 57/8 chromosome 18, ASM3005281v1, whole genome shotgun sequence genomic segment:
- the LOC131175979 gene encoding loganic acid O-methyltransferase-like: MPESHPMIGGDGTYSYTKNSYLQREGIKYAKGLIDETIAHKLDIKDLLSNSRSFKIADLGCSVGPNTFICMESVIQAVKHKFQSHGLTEQIPDFQVFFSDHTFNDFNTLFRSLPPERPYFAAGVPGSFHGRLFPESSVHFVHSSHALHWISQVPKEILDKSSPAWNKGRIYYTGAPDEVGKAYAIQFAKDVDIFLDARAKELVVGGMMVLILPGIHNGISHSCAVVNVMLDLLGSCLMDMCKEGLVSEAQVDSFNLPMYVPSPKEMIELVERNGSFKIERMELFDPVPGNEAQILRSGHAWKMHFRAGLEGVFSKHFASETIDELFDRFPNKAAEKLKATLTETTLLFIALKRK, encoded by the exons ATGCCGGAATCACATCCGATGATTGGTGGAGATGGCACGTACAGCTACACAAAAAACTCCTACTTACAG AGAGAAGGCATAAAATATGCTAAGGGGCTGATTGATGAGACAATTGCTCACAAGCTTGACATAAAAGATCTGCTTTCTAATTCAAGGTCTTTTAAGATTGCAGATTTGGGATGTTCTGTTGGACCCAACACCTTTATTTGCATGGAAAGTGTTATTCAAGCCGTGAAACATAAGTTCCAATCCCATGGTCTCACTGAACAAATCCCTGATTTTCAAGTTTTCTTTAGTGATCATACCTTCAATGATTTCAATACTCTCTTCAGATCTCTCCCTCCAGAAAGACCATATTTTGCTGCTGGTGTGCCAGGGTCATTCCACGGGAGGCTATTCCCTGAGTCCTCTGTTCATTTTGTCCATAGCTCCCATGCTTTACATTGGATCTCCCAGGTGCCAAAAGAGATCCTGGATAAGAGCTCACCTGCATGGAACAAGGGCAGAATTTACTACACAGGTGCACCAGATGAAGTTGGAAAAGCTTATGCCATCCAGTTTGCAAAGGACGTGGACATTTTTCTGGACGCTAGAGCTAAAGAGCTTGTGGTTGGTGGTATGATGGTGCTTATTTTGCCTGGAATCCATAATGGTATTTCTCATTCCTGTGCAGTAGTTAATGTGATGCTCGATCTTTTAGGATCCTGCCTCATGGATATGTGCAAAGAG GGATTGGTGAGCGAAGCTCAAGTGGACTCTTTCAATTTGCCTATGTATGTTCCCTCTCCTAAGGAGATGATAGAGCTTGTAGAAAGAAATGGGAGCTTCAAAATTGAGCGAATGGAGCTATTTGACCCTGTACCTGGCAATGAAGCGCAAATCTTGCGCAGCGGCCATGCATGGAAGATGCACTTCAGGGCTGGATTGGAGGGTGTTTTTAGCAAGCATTTTGCAAGTGAGACTATAGATGAATTGTTTGATCGTTTTCCCAACAAGGCGGCAGAAAAACTGAAGGCCACCTTAACTGAAACAACTCTTCTATTTATTGCTCTAAAACGGAAATGA
- the LOC131175977 gene encoding 3,9-dihydroxypterocarpan 6A-monooxygenase-like, translated as MATSSVLFNWIIVVLLVRALVKTITNSCARTRHPPGPPSLPIIGHLHLLSSNLPKSLQILASRYGPIMQILMGGKPVVVVSDAKTAKEILKTHDVDFASKYVLGFGLSKFNIYDGNSFINSQYGTYWRFMKKLCRTQLFAGPQLDLFIHIREQETLKLLKSLVERSREGELCDLGMEISNLANNIICKMTLGKRCAEDPNLPMKIRKSIGAIMEYTAKLSFTQVFGPLKKFDLSGNGKKLISVTWEFDGLMEQLFKEYEDSRINDSGQEEDDLISILLETYRDTSAELKITRNQIKTFFLEIFLAGVDTTAATIQWAIAELINNPKILKKLREEIDSEVGSSRLVKESDIQNLPYLEAIVKETLRKHPPGPLLRRECNTDTKINKYEIETGTKILINAYAIMQDPNIYSEPDKFIPERFLVDHQEMDFYGQDLHFLPFGSGRRACIGISHALIVTNVTIASLIQCFDWKLKDGDKYDIKLTTGYSGAMALPLVCYPITRFDPFKE; from the exons ATGGCAACTAGTAGTGTTCTCTTCAATTGGATCATTGTTGTTCTTCTGGTGCGAGCCTTAGTCAAAACAATTACAAATTCTTGCGCCAGGACTCGCCACCCACCAGGTCCTCCATCCCTACCCATCATAGGCCACCTTCACTTGCTAAGCTCTAATTTACCAAAATCTCTTCAAATCCTAGCTAGCCGCTATGGCCCAATCATGCAGATCCTAATGGGAGGAAAGCCTGTTGTTGTAGTATCAGACGCAAAAACAGCCAAAGAAATTTTGAAAACCCATGACGTTGATTTTGCTTCTAAGTATGTTCTTGGTTTCGGTctctcaaaattcaacatataTGATGGGAATAGCTTCATCAACAGCCAATATGGCACGTACTGGAGGTTCATGAAGAAGCTATGCAGGACACAGCTATTTGCAGGGCCACAGCTTGACCTGTTTATCCATATTCGAGAGCAAGAAACGCTAAAGCTTTTAAAATCACTAGTGGAGAGATCTAGAGAAGGAGAACTCTGTGATTTAGGTATGGAAATATCAAACTTGGCAAATAATATTATTTGCAAGATGACACTGGGCAAAAGATGTGCAGAAGACCCTAATTTACCCATGAAGATAAGGAAATCGATTGGAGCCATAATGGAATATACAGCAAAGCTAAGCTTCACTCAAGTCTTTGGGCCTTTGAAGAAATTTGATCTCTCTGGAAATGGGAAAAAGCTTATATCAGTGACTTGGGAGTTCGACGGGCTAATGGAGCAGCTCTTCAAGGAGTATGAAGATAGCAGAATTAATGATTCAGGACAAGAAGAGGATGATTTGATAAGCATATTGTTGGAGACCTACAGAGACACAAGTGCCGAACTGAAAATAACCAGAAATCAGATCAAAACTTTCTTCCTT GAAATATTCTTGGCGGGTGTGGATACTACAGCAGCAACTATACAATGGGCCATTGCAGAGCTAATCAACAATCCAAAGATATTGAAGAAGCTAAGAGAGGAGATAGACTCAGAGGTGGGATCAAGCAGGCTAGTTAAAGAATCAGACATCCAAAATCTTCCATACTTGGAAGCCATCGTCAAAGAAACACTGAGAAAGCATCCTCCAGGACCCTTACTCCGTAGAGAATGTAACACAGACACCAAGATCAATAAATATGAGATAGAAACAGGTACTAAGATCCTCATCAATGCCTATGCCATCATGCAGGACCCTAACATCTACAGTGAACCTGATAAGTTCATACCAGAGAGGTTCTTGGTAGATCATCAAGAAATGGACTTTTATGGTCAGGATCTTCATTTCCTTCCATTTGGTAGCGGAAGGAGAGCTTGCATTGGAATATCACATGCTTTGATTGTGACAAATGTGACGATTGCATCTCTCATACAGTGTTTTGATTGGAAGTTGAAAGATGGAGACAAATATGATATTAAATTAACCACTGGATATTCTGGAGCTATGGCACTCCCTCTTGTGTGTTATCCCATCACACGTTTTGATCCCTTCAAGGAATAA